The Streptomyces sp. DG1A-41 genomic sequence GACCCCTGGGAGCGCGGCACCGCCCAGGTGGTGCGCTCGGCGACCAAGGGCGTCGCCGCCGCCGTACTCCTGCTGCTGCACCAGCGCGGACAGCTGGACCTGGACGCGCCGGTGGGCCACTACTGGCCGGAGTTCAAGGCGCAGGGCAAGGAGCGGGTACTGGTCCGGCACGTCCTGAACCACCGGGCCGGCCTCCCCGTCCTCGACCAGCCCCTCACCCCCGAGCAGGCCCTCGACCCGCTCCGGGGCCCGGAGGCGGTCGCCGCCCAGTCGCCCGCCTGGGAGCCCGGCACCGACCACGGCTACCACGCGCTGACGTACGGCTGGCTGCTCGACGCACTGGTACGGCGCGTGACCGGGCAGGGCACCGGCACATGGCTCGCCTCGCAGATCGCCGGCCCGCTGGGCCTGGACCTCTGGCTGGGCCTGCCGGACGCGGAGGCCGGCCGGGTCGGACGCGCGGGCCGCGTCGAGGGACCCGAGCCGGCCGGTGGCCTGCGCACCCGCCCGAAGCGCTCGGTCACCGCGGCCTACGAGGACCCGGCCTCCCTGACCCGCCGGGCCTTCGCGGCGATCACCCCGTTCCCGGACCAGAACGACCCGGCCTACCGCGCGGCAGCCCTCCCCGCGACCAACGCCATCGCGACGGCGGACGGACTGGCCCGCTTCTACGCGACGCTGATCGGCGACACCGCCGGCGCCTCACGCCTGTTCACCCCGGAGACGGTCGGACTGGCCCGGGCCGAGGAGTCGGCGGGTCCCGACCGCGTCCTGGTGGTCGGCACCCGCTTCGGCCTGGGCTACATGCTGCACGGCGGCGCCTCCCCCTTCCTCACACCGGGCTCCTTCGGCCACCCGGGCCGCGGCGGCGCCCTCGGCTTCGCCGACCCGGACACCGGGATCGCGTTCGGCTATGTCACCAACGGCTTCCGCAAGACGGTGACGGCGGATCCGCGGGCGCAGGGGCTGGTGCGGGCGGTGCGGGGAGCGCTGGGGCTCTAGACGCGTGAGCCGGGGCTCTAGACGTGAATAGGGTGGGAGGTCCGCCCGGACGCCTGGTCGATCTCGTCGTGCGCCTTGGTCAGGAGTCGCATGGCGAGCTCGTTGAGCGCCCGGGCGCCGGCGATCTCCTCTCCGACTCTGGGCTGATT encodes the following:
- a CDS encoding serine hydrolase domain-containing protein is translated as MDVRGTVAEGFEPVREAFVRNFATLGERGAAVAVYRDGQRVVDLWAGTKDIDGTDPWERGTAQVVRSATKGVAAAVLLLLHQRGQLDLDAPVGHYWPEFKAQGKERVLVRHVLNHRAGLPVLDQPLTPEQALDPLRGPEAVAAQSPAWEPGTDHGYHALTYGWLLDALVRRVTGQGTGTWLASQIAGPLGLDLWLGLPDAEAGRVGRAGRVEGPEPAGGLRTRPKRSVTAAYEDPASLTRRAFAAITPFPDQNDPAYRAAALPATNAIATADGLARFYATLIGDTAGASRLFTPETVGLARAEESAGPDRVLVVGTRFGLGYMLHGGASPFLTPGSFGHPGRGGALGFADPDTGIAFGYVTNGFRKTVTADPRAQGLVRAVRGALGL